The DNA region GAGATCCCCTTTCTGACCCTTAAACGGCCTTCTCCTTCCAACCGCCAGAGGCTGCCTGCCCGGCGGGGTCGACGATGGATGGCCGGCGCGGGGCTCTTCACCCCGGTTATGCTCACCCGGCCGTGCGCTCCTTGAGCCTCATACGCTGGTCAAAGACCCGCATCGCGCGCAAAAGGTCGATCTTTCTAAACGCCGGCCAGTATGGAGCGCAGAAGTAGACCGCCGACTCATGGCCGTTTGCAAGCCAGGGGAGGAAGTTGGACGTCCGGTAGTCGTTGCCGGTGCGGATGATCAGGTCAACGGGCGGTATGAGCGCACCGCGGTTGAGGTGGCGCTCGACGGTTGCGGGGTCAATGGTGTCCGGGTCGATGGCCCCCTGCCTGACCTTCTCCAGGATCGATCGGGCGGCGTGCACGATCTCGTTCCTGCCGCCGTAGGCTATGGCGACGTTGATGAAGTAGTTGCTGTATTGTCTGGTCGCCTCCTCCGCCGCATCGATGGCCTCAAGGAGGTCTGCGGGCAGGAGCGAGCGATCCCCGATCATCCGCACCCGGATGTGGTTCTTCTTAACCCGCTCGTCGTCCAGGATCGCCCTGAACTTCTCTTTAAAGAGTGTAAAGAGCGCCTCAAGCTCGCTCTCGTCCCGCCGGAAGTTCTCGGTGGAGAAGGTGTAGAGCGTTATCTGCTGCACGCCAAGTTCCTGCGCCCAGTTGAGCACCCGTTCCGTGGTGTCCGCTCCCATGCGGTGGCCGATCGACGTATTCACTCCCTGTTTCTGCGCGTACCGGCGGTTTCCGTCCTGGATCACCGCGATGTGGCGGGGGACGTGCCTCACCTGCCGCCTCAGGTAACGTTCATAGAGGGGTTCGATCCCCGATCGGAGTCTCAGAGCGGCGTCACCTCGACGATCATCCCATTGTTTGGGTAGCGTTCGACAACATACTTCTTCCCGGGGAGGTCGGCGCCGTGCTCGATGAGCACCCACCAGGCCATCTCGATCCTCCCCCCGGAGACTGTATAATCATCCTCTTCGAGAGAGGCAAGAAACGCGTCGACGGTTCCATCGGGTTCAAGCACCCCGTATACGACCGTTCCGTCATCAGTCACCTCATCAAACGGACGCGCGGTGTTGGAAGCAATCCGTTTAAGCCGTTCCCGCAGCTGGACGGAGTCCTTGAAGACCGACGAACAGAAATGAACTTTCGGGTCGGCAGAGAGGTTCTCCGCCCAGGCCCGAGCACCCTTCACGGCGTT from Methanoculleus receptaculi includes:
- the uppS gene encoding polyprenyl diphosphate synthase; amino-acid sequence: MRLRSGIEPLYERYLRRQVRHVPRHIAVIQDGNRRYAQKQGVNTSIGHRMGADTTERVLNWAQELGVQQITLYTFSTENFRRDESELEALFTLFKEKFRAILDDERVKKNHIRVRMIGDRSLLPADLLEAIDAAEEATRQYSNYFINVAIAYGGRNEIVHAARSILEKVRQGAIDPDTIDPATVERHLNRGALIPPVDLIIRTGNDYRTSNFLPWLANGHESAVYFCAPYWPAFRKIDLLRAMRVFDQRMRLKERTAG